In Mastigocladopsis repens PCC 10914, a single window of DNA contains:
- a CDS encoding response regulator transcription factor, translating to MIRVFVVAASPVVRAGLSAVVTTSSKLTVVGSASDLDAFTREFEQLQPDVVLLDVSDNFQEFVWELLSSQQQQYPFAIIVLADVDSIDFEAALRAGVRGILPNTSTESEIVAAVEAIAAGLVVFHSDTIESLLPLKESSVREKETANPVQALTPREIEVLDMLSSGLGNKAIAKRLNISEHTVKFHVSSIFQKLSVSTRTEAVAVGVRLGLIML from the coding sequence ATGATTCGTGTGTTTGTAGTTGCTGCTTCCCCAGTAGTGCGGGCTGGATTGTCAGCTGTCGTGACAACCAGTTCCAAACTGACAGTCGTAGGCAGTGCATCAGATTTGGATGCATTTACAAGGGAATTTGAGCAATTACAACCCGATGTTGTGCTGCTGGATGTGAGTGACAACTTTCAGGAATTCGTCTGGGAATTGCTTTCCTCACAACAGCAGCAATACCCATTTGCAATTATTGTTCTTGCTGATGTCGATAGTATAGACTTTGAAGCAGCCCTGCGTGCTGGTGTACGCGGCATATTGCCAAATACCAGCACAGAGTCAGAAATTGTCGCGGCTGTTGAGGCGATCGCCGCTGGACTGGTGGTATTCCACTCTGATACTATCGAGTCTCTGCTTCCTCTCAAAGAGTCGAGTGTGCGGGAAAAAGAGACGGCGAATCCTGTGCAAGCACTAACACCACGAGAAATAGAAGTTTTAGATATGCTTAGTTCTGGATTGGGTAATAAGGCGATCGCCAAACGTTTAAATATCTCTGAGCATACTGTTAAGTTTCATGTTTCATCTATTTTTCAAAAGCTGAGTGTCTCAACGCGCACAGAAGCTGTTGCTGTTGGTGTGAGGCTGGGTTTGATCATGTTGTGA
- a CDS encoding S1C family serine protease encodes MNIATMTRFTNELATLAENLRKVTVKVRSSSYGGGSGVIWQPDGLIITNAHVATNNRATVELWDGRVFKAVRTNIDPTKDLASLKIDATDLPTATIGNSDALRVGEFVLAVGNPLGDSGALTSGIIHANHQRTIMADIQLFPGNSGGPLADCLGRVIGINTMIVNGLGVAIPSLAVEGFLRGNRQKLGVTVQPVYVETRHGASVNNSHNTSLQNKRSLGLLVLSVNSGSAAEAAGVLVGDVLMGVSGQNFTRLNDLNNYLERIDNSEPLPLQILRGGRQLVCQVAEVV; translated from the coding sequence ATGAATATTGCAACAATGACACGCTTCACTAATGAATTGGCTACACTAGCTGAAAATCTACGCAAAGTGACTGTAAAAGTGCGTAGTAGCTCTTATGGAGGTGGTTCTGGCGTTATTTGGCAACCAGACGGTCTAATTATCACGAATGCTCATGTTGCTACCAACAACCGAGCAACTGTGGAACTGTGGGATGGACGGGTATTTAAAGCTGTTCGTACCAATATAGACCCCACAAAAGATTTAGCATCTCTCAAAATTGACGCAACTGACTTACCGACTGCAACTATCGGCAATTCGGATGCTTTACGTGTGGGAGAATTCGTTTTGGCTGTCGGAAATCCTCTTGGTGATAGCGGTGCTCTAACAAGCGGGATTATTCACGCGAATCATCAACGTACAATTATGGCTGATATTCAGCTGTTTCCTGGCAATTCTGGTGGTCCACTTGCTGACTGTCTAGGGCGAGTCATCGGGATTAACACCATGATTGTCAACGGTTTGGGTGTGGCGATACCAAGCCTTGCTGTAGAAGGTTTTTTGCGGGGAAATCGTCAAAAGCTTGGTGTCACTGTGCAACCTGTGTATGTAGAGACGCGCCATGGCGCGTCTGTAAACAACAGCCACAACACGTCTCTACAAAACAAACGCAGCTTGGGTTTATTAGTGTTATCTGTCAATTCTGGAAGCGCTGCTGAAGCTGCTGGTGTGCTTGTCGGTGATGTCCTCATGGGAGTCTCAGGACAAAATTTTACCAGACTTAATGATTTAAACAACTATCTTGAGCGCATCGACAACAGCGAACCACTACCGTTGCAGATTCTGCGAGGCGGACGGCAATTAGTTTGTCAGGTGGCGGAGGTGGTATGA
- a CDS encoding S1C family serine protease, which produces MSSPGFDTSNALLALSNNLADTVEQVGGAVVAINAGTRISPSGIHWRNGIIVTSDESLQRYDEITITLSNSSTVPVTLIGHDSSTDIAVFKIENADIPVAKIGDAKTLKVGHLVLGLGRSHEGDIRAAMGIVSVVSGTWRSMSGGNIDQFIRPDITLYPGFAGGPLVDAAGYVVGMNTSGRRGTAITIPASTVNRVVDQLLAKGHIARGYLGLGMQPVRLPKNLKTALNLTSAGGVIVVNVESNGPADNAGVLIGDVLVTFDGTPVNDTGDVLALLNSGDRVGKTVKVQVIRGGALVELAIVIGEKSAPQE; this is translated from the coding sequence ATGTCGTCACCTGGATTCGATACGTCTAATGCCTTATTGGCTTTGTCCAACAATTTAGCTGACACTGTAGAGCAAGTTGGAGGTGCTGTTGTCGCCATAAATGCTGGTACGCGGATTTCCCCTAGCGGTATCCACTGGCGCAACGGGATTATCGTCACTTCTGACGAGTCACTCCAGCGCTATGACGAAATCACAATCACCCTATCAAATAGTAGTACCGTACCAGTCACACTCATAGGGCACGACTCTAGCACCGATATCGCTGTCTTCAAAATCGAAAATGCAGACATACCTGTGGCAAAAATAGGTGACGCCAAAACACTCAAAGTTGGTCATCTGGTTCTGGGATTAGGAAGAAGTCACGAAGGTGACATTCGAGCAGCTATGGGTATTGTAAGTGTTGTCAGTGGTACTTGGCGAAGTATGAGCGGTGGTAATATAGACCAGTTCATCCGTCCAGACATCACGCTTTACCCTGGCTTTGCAGGTGGACCACTCGTAGATGCTGCTGGTTATGTGGTAGGTATGAATACATCGGGGCGGCGCGGTACGGCTATTACTATCCCAGCTTCTACAGTTAATCGGGTGGTTGATCAGCTGTTGGCAAAAGGACACATTGCACGCGGCTATTTGGGTTTAGGGATGCAACCCGTACGCTTACCAAAGAACTTGAAAACAGCACTCAATTTAACTTCTGCTGGTGGAGTCATTGTCGTTAATGTAGAGTCAAATGGACCGGCTGACAATGCTGGCGTGCTGATTGGGGATGTATTGGTCACTTTTGATGGGACTCCTGTAAATGATACGGGTGATGTGTTGGCGCTTTTGAACAGTGGCGATCGCGTTGGCAAAACTGTCAAAGTGCAGGTAATCCGAGGTGGGGCGTTAGTTGAGTTAGCAATAGTAATTGGCGAAAAATCAGCACCACAAGAGTAA
- a CDS encoding HdeD family acid-resistance protein yields MTTNVSGDINKGDINKGSNNSLWIGVLLTVLGVAAVAVPRVTTIFAETWIALMLISAGAAKAGYAFQTREQGGFIWKLLLSILYFATGVMLFVNPFTGVITLTLLLGSFLLTEGVFELILAFRLRPQQNWTWALGNGVTTLLLGAMIWFQWPFNAPWVIGTLVGVSILFTGISRVMLSLNHRSTLNPSDSVA; encoded by the coding sequence ATGACAACCAACGTTTCTGGTGATATCAACAAAGGTGATATCAACAAGGGTAGCAATAACTCGCTCTGGATTGGCGTTCTCCTCACTGTCCTGGGTGTTGCAGCAGTTGCTGTGCCTAGAGTCACAACAATCTTCGCTGAAACTTGGATTGCTTTGATGCTGATTTCTGCTGGAGCTGCTAAAGCGGGCTACGCGTTTCAAACTCGCGAGCAGGGAGGCTTTATTTGGAAACTCCTGCTGAGTATTCTCTATTTTGCAACGGGCGTCATGCTATTTGTGAATCCTTTTACAGGAGTTATCACACTGACTCTATTGTTAGGTAGCTTTCTGCTGACAGAAGGTGTATTTGAGCTTATTCTGGCATTCCGGTTACGTCCACAACAAAACTGGACTTGGGCGTTGGGTAATGGTGTTACTACCCTGCTTTTGGGCGCAATGATTTGGTTCCAGTGGCCCTTCAATGCTCCTTGGGTGATTGGAACATTGGTTGGTGTCAGCATTCTCTTCACCGGTATTTCCCGCGTGATGCTGTCATTAAATCATCGTTCTACCCTCAATCCTTCTGACTCTGTAGCATAG
- a CDS encoding Uma2 family endonuclease encodes MISTIKRRYSLDEYRALEEKAEGRSEYRDGEIIPMPGGTLKHSRIGRNILTYLTSVLRDTQFEPINSDLRLWIPEHQRGVYPDVMVFDGEPQLNNERLDEVLNPILIVEVLSPSTADYDRQNKFRIYRSIPSFREYLLVEQDEPFVERYSKQTQGWLLSEFNGLEGAISLESVGMELPMAEIYRGVVFK; translated from the coding sequence ATGATTTCTACCATCAAGCGCCGCTACAGTTTGGATGAATATCGCGCGCTCGAAGAAAAAGCGGAAGGACGCAGCGAATATCGAGATGGAGAAATTATACCCATGCCCGGAGGAACGCTTAAACACAGCCGCATCGGTCGGAACATTTTGACTTATCTTACCTCTGTGCTGCGCGATACTCAATTTGAGCCAATCAACAGCGATTTGCGGCTGTGGATTCCTGAACATCAACGCGGAGTATATCCAGACGTGATGGTTTTTGATGGCGAACCGCAACTGAATAATGAGCGCTTAGATGAAGTATTGAATCCTATTTTAATTGTTGAAGTACTATCTCCTTCCACCGCAGATTACGACCGACAGAATAAATTTCGGATATATCGATCAATTCCTAGTTTTAGGGAATATTTATTAGTTGAGCAAGATGAACCTTTTGTCGAACGTTATAGCAAGCAAACCCAAGGTTGGTTACTCAGTGAATTTAACGGCTTGGAGGGAGCTATTTCCCTAGAGTCAGTTGGGATGGAATTGCCAATGGCGGAAATTTATCGCGGTGTTGTTTTTAAGTAA
- a CDS encoding XisI protein — protein sequence MDKIAKYREYIQTLLTRYANDDVSDDVENQLIFDTERDHYQWMNVGWQQFDRVYRCVIHFDIKNGKIWLQQNLTDQNPAEELVKMGVPKDDIVLGLQPPYKRQYTDYGVA from the coding sequence ATGGATAAAATAGCTAAATATCGAGAGTACATTCAGACCTTGCTTACTCGTTATGCTAATGACGATGTTTCAGATGATGTGGAGAATCAACTCATCTTTGATACAGAGCGAGATCATTATCAGTGGATGAATGTAGGTTGGCAACAATTTGATCGCGTTTATCGATGTGTGATTCATTTTGACATTAAAAACGGAAAAATATGGCTTCAACAGAACTTAACAGATCAAAATCCTGCTGAGGAGTTAGTTAAGATGGGTGTTCCAAAAGATGACATTGTTTTGGGATTGCAGCCTCCATATAAAAGGCAGTATACGGATTATGGCGTTGCATGA
- a CDS encoding XisH family protein: MSAKDIFHEAVKQALQKEQWIITDDPLKFKFGNVNFQVDLGAERLVAAERAGEKIAVEIKSFLNPSAITDFYAALGQFLSYRLALEATESERVLYLAVPVDTYRTFFQFEFTQTAVKKYQVLLVVYDPVNEVIVQWIK, translated from the coding sequence GTGTCTGCAAAAGACATCTTTCACGAAGCAGTTAAGCAAGCTTTACAAAAAGAACAGTGGATAATTACAGATGATCCACTCAAATTTAAATTTGGTAACGTCAACTTTCAGGTTGACTTGGGTGCAGAAAGACTGGTTGCAGCCGAGAGAGCAGGTGAAAAAATTGCAGTCGAGATTAAGAGCTTTCTGAATCCTTCTGCAATTACAGATTTCTACGCTGCTTTAGGTCAATTCCTCAGCTATCGCCTAGCATTGGAAGCGACGGAGTCAGAGCGAGTATTATATTTGGCAGTTCCAGTAGATACTTATCGAACTTTCTTTCAATTTGAGTTTACGCAGACAGCAGTAAAAAAATATCAAGTTTTGTTAGTTGTCTACGACCCAGTGAATGAGGTGATTGTGCAATGGATAAAATAG
- a CDS encoding type II toxin-antitoxin system HicA family toxin, translated as MSNVPILKPQEVVRILEKLGFVEVRQKGSHKQFRHEDGRGTTVPFHKGRDISPRLLRQIAGDISLTVEEMLDWR; from the coding sequence ATGAGTAATGTTCCTATTCTCAAACCGCAAGAAGTTGTACGAATATTGGAAAAACTTGGGTTTGTGGAAGTGCGTCAGAAAGGTTCACACAAACAATTTCGTCACGAAGATGGGCGAGGAACAACAGTCCCTTTTCACAAAGGTCGAGACATATCACCAAGGTTACTACGACAGATTGCAGGTGACATTAGTTTGACGGTTGAAGAAATGCTGGATTGGCGGTGA
- a CDS encoding type II toxin-antitoxin system HicB family antitoxin — MKTFTAIVERDSETKLYVGYVPGFPGAHSQGETLDELQENLREVIEMLLEDEELVFETEFVGTQQIVVQ, encoded by the coding sequence ATGAAAACCTTCACTGCGATCGTTGAGCGAGATTCCGAGACCAAACTCTATGTAGGCTATGTTCCTGGTTTTCCTGGAGCACATTCTCAGGGAGAAACTTTGGATGAGTTACAGGAAAATCTGCGTGAAGTGATTGAGATGCTTTTGGAAGATGAAGAACTTGTATTCGAGACAGAATTTGTAGGTACACAACAGATTGTGGTTCAATAG
- a CDS encoding tetratricopeptide repeat protein gives MSDTSWGAIGKAVLGLFSKHLGEKFLLFLQQRGLKQEDVQAIQEMDVDRELIFELPQLLAQDLNAAMSQPNAPERIVLVFDTHEAFWGVEERGVLQGERYFAEDEWLRHFLTELELSSGIVTVVAGRELPKWDKSHKFPIPQDCLDAQSVYHLSPTDANKYLQLAGIEDATQKQSIINYSLDASGQVHPFLLGLCADVVLLSAPSQVLPTFDLTTSFEEKASQLINRLLSYVDRKIAYAVHALSACRAFNFSIYEYLGQKLRFDTVKPAFDILTEFSFVWEAQQRGQNWYRIHDLVRRLDYESNQEEIKTIHQQAHTELETYYRQLGEVAEAIYHANRLDWQRGVNEWVEKFEEALKQSRYEQCRSLLEVRNELIIQSIFQLGRVSYAEGDYFVTLSLYQEAEQEYLEAIAAYDLQLRLTPDDTVTHNNKGLALESLANLQSSLSQHTQALSRYEQAIASYDTALTYALNYVDAHNNKGNALQRLADLHSSLSQHTQALSRYEQAIASYDTALTLAPNYVYAHNNKGLALQRLADLHSSLSQHTQALTTYEQAIASYDTALTLAPNYVYAHNNKGVALRKLGNLLKDLSHDDQALQCYQAALVSFNRSLDIAPNDDKIRDLKEQMQKLLSS, from the coding sequence TTGAGTGACACCTCGTGGGGTGCTATTGGTAAAGCAGTCTTAGGTCTTTTTTCTAAACATTTGGGTGAAAAATTTCTCTTGTTCTTACAACAGCGAGGACTGAAGCAGGAAGATGTCCAAGCAATTCAAGAGATGGATGTAGACAGGGAGTTAATTTTTGAATTACCACAACTGCTGGCACAAGATTTAAATGCGGCAATGTCCCAACCAAATGCACCAGAAAGAATAGTCCTGGTTTTTGATACTCATGAGGCATTTTGGGGTGTGGAGGAACGAGGTGTTCTTCAAGGTGAGCGCTATTTTGCTGAAGATGAATGGTTACGGCATTTTCTTACAGAGTTGGAACTCTCATCTGGCATAGTAACAGTCGTTGCCGGAAGAGAATTACCGAAATGGGATAAATCTCATAAATTTCCCATTCCTCAAGATTGCCTTGATGCTCAGTCTGTTTATCATCTTTCACCGACTGACGCTAATAAGTATTTACAATTAGCAGGAATTGAGGATGCAACTCAAAAACAAAGTATTATTAACTACTCGCTAGATGCTTCAGGTCAGGTACATCCCTTTTTACTGGGTTTGTGTGCCGATGTCGTACTGCTTTCTGCACCATCTCAAGTGCTTCCTACGTTTGATTTAACAACCAGCTTTGAGGAGAAAGCGTCTCAACTCATTAACCGCTTGCTGAGTTACGTAGATCGAAAAATTGCTTATGCCGTTCACGCCCTGAGTGCTTGTCGGGCATTCAATTTTTCAATTTATGAATACTTAGGTCAGAAATTACGCTTTGACACTGTCAAGCCCGCGTTTGATATTCTTACAGAGTTTTCCTTTGTTTGGGAGGCGCAGCAACGGGGTCAGAATTGGTATCGTATCCATGATTTGGTTCGACGCTTAGATTACGAATCAAATCAGGAAGAAATTAAAACAATTCATCAGCAGGCACATACAGAGTTAGAAACGTACTACCGCCAGCTTGGAGAAGTGGCAGAAGCGATTTATCATGCTAATCGCTTAGATTGGCAACGGGGTGTGAATGAGTGGGTAGAAAAGTTTGAGGAAGCTTTAAAGCAGAGTCGCTATGAGCAATGTCGCAGTTTATTAGAAGTTAGAAACGAGTTAATAATTCAAAGCATTTTTCAGTTAGGAAGAGTTTCATATGCTGAAGGTGATTACTTTGTCACATTATCTCTATATCAGGAAGCAGAACAGGAATATTTGGAAGCGATCGCTGCTTACGATCTACAACTGCGCCTGACTCCCGATGATACTGTAACTCACAACAACAAGGGGCTTGCGCTAGAAAGTTTGGCAAACCTACAGTCGAGCTTATCGCAGCACACACAAGCACTCTCTAGGTACGAGCAAGCGATTGCATCCTACGATACTGCTCTGACATATGCTCTCAATTACGTGGATGCTCACAACAACAAAGGGAATGCGCTACAAAGATTGGCAGACCTACACTCGAGCTTATCGCAGCACACACAAGCACTCTCTAGGTACGAGCAAGCCATTGCATCCTACGATACTGCTCTGACACTTGCTCCCAATTACGTGTATGCTCACAACAACAAAGGGCTTGCGCTACAAAGATTGGCAGACCTACACTCGAGCTTATCGCAGCACACACAAGCACTGACTACGTACGAGCAAGCGATTGCATCCTACGATACTGCTCTGACACTTGCTCCCAATTACGTCTATGCTCACAACAACAAGGGGGTTGCGCTACGGAAGTTGGGTAACTTACTTAAAGACTTATCTCATGATGATCAAGCCCTCCAGTGTTACCAAGCAGCATTGGTGTCATTTAACCGGTCATTAGATATCGCCCCAAATGATGACAAAATTCGGGATTTGAAAGAGCAGATGCAAAAACTGCTTTCAAGCTGA
- a CDS encoding tetratricopeptide repeat protein: LTEFSFVWEAQQRGQNWYRIHDLVRRLDYESNQEEIKTIHQQAHTELETYYRQLGEVAEAIYHANRLDWQRGVNEWVEKFEEALKQSRYEQCRSLLEVRNELIIQSIFQLGRVSYAEGDYFVTLSLYQEAEQEYLEAIAAYDLQLRLTPDDTVTHNNKGLALESLANLQSSLSQHTQALSRYEQAIASYDTALTYALNYVDAHNNKGNALQRLADLHSSLSQHTQALSRYEQAIASYDTALTLAPNYVYAHNNKGLALQRLADLHSSLSQHTQALTTYEQAIASYDTALTLAPNYVYAHNNKGLALQSLADLQSSLSQHTQALTTYEQAIASYDTALTLAPNDVGAHNNKGIALKRLADLQSSLSQHTQALTTYEQAIASYDTALTLAPNSVYAHNNKGLALQSLADLQSSLSQHTQALSTYEQAIASYDTALTLAPNDVGAHNNKGTALGRLADLQSSLSQHTQALTTYEQAIASYDTALTLAPNYVYAHNNKGVALRKLGNLLKDLSHDDQALQCYQAALVSFNRSLDIAPNDDKIRDLKEQMQKLLSS, encoded by the coding sequence TTCTTACAGAGTTTTCCTTTGTTTGGGAGGCGCAGCAACGGGGTCAGAATTGGTATCGTATCCATGATTTGGTTCGACGCTTAGATTACGAATCAAATCAGGAAGAAATTAAAACAATTCATCAGCAGGCACATACAGAGTTAGAAACGTACTACCGCCAGCTTGGAGAAGTGGCAGAAGCGATTTATCATGCTAATCGCTTAGATTGGCAACGGGGTGTGAATGAGTGGGTAGAAAAGTTTGAGGAAGCTTTAAAGCAGAGTCGCTATGAGCAATGTCGCAGTTTATTAGAAGTTAGAAACGAGTTAATAATTCAAAGCATTTTTCAGTTAGGAAGAGTTTCATATGCTGAAGGTGATTACTTTGTCACATTATCTCTATATCAGGAAGCAGAACAGGAATATTTGGAAGCGATCGCTGCTTACGATCTACAACTGCGCCTGACTCCCGATGATACTGTAACTCACAACAACAAGGGGCTTGCGCTAGAAAGTTTGGCAAACCTACAGTCGAGCTTATCGCAGCACACACAAGCACTCTCTAGGTACGAGCAAGCGATTGCATCCTACGATACTGCTCTGACATATGCTCTCAATTACGTGGATGCTCACAACAACAAAGGGAATGCGCTACAAAGATTGGCAGACCTACACTCGAGCTTATCGCAGCACACACAAGCACTCTCTAGGTACGAGCAAGCCATTGCATCCTACGATACTGCTCTGACACTTGCTCCCAATTACGTGTATGCTCACAACAACAAAGGGCTTGCGCTACAAAGATTGGCAGACCTACACTCGAGCTTATCGCAGCACACACAAGCACTGACTACGTACGAGCAAGCTATTGCATCCTACGATACTGCTCTGACACTTGCTCCCAATTACGTCTATGCTCACAACAACAAGGGGCTTGCGCTACAAAGTTTGGCAGACCTACAGTCGAGCTTATCGCAGCACACACAAGCACTGACTACGTACGAGCAAGCTATTGCATCCTACGATACTGCTCTGACACTTGCTCCCAATGACGTGGGTGCTCACAACAACAAGGGGATTGCGCTAAAAAGATTGGCAGACCTACAGTCGAGCTTATCGCAGCACACACAAGCACTGACTACGTACGAGCAAGCTATTGCATCCTACGATACTGCTCTGACACTTGCTCCCAATTCCGTCTATGCTCACAACAACAAGGGGCTTGCGCTACAAAGTTTGGCAGACCTACAGTCGAGCTTATCGCAGCACACACAAGCACTCTCGACGTACGAGCAAGCTATTGCATCCTACGATACTGCTCTGACACTTGCTCCCAATGACGTGGGTGCTCACAACAACAAGGGGACTGCGCTAGGAAGATTGGCAGACCTACAGTCGAGCTTATCGCAGCACACACAAGCACTGACTACGTACGAGCAAGCGATTGCATCCTACGATACTGCTCTGACACTTGCTCCCAATTACGTCTATGCTCACAACAACAAGGGGGTTGCGCTACGGAAGTTGGGTAACTTACTTAAAGACTTATCTCATGATGATCAAGCCCTCCAGTGTTACCAAGCAGCATTGGTGTCATTTAACCGGTCATTAGATATCGCCCCAAATGATGACAAAATTCGGGATTTGAAAGAGCAGATGCAAAAACTGCTTTCAAGCTGA
- a CDS encoding heavy metal translocating P-type ATPase, which produces MDTLTLKLRGMSCASCARNVEEAILSVPGVVDGNVNFGAEQATIKYDPRKTSLETIQQAVEDAGYSAYSLQEQEMITGESDAEKASRSAEERNLTRKVWVGGIISIILVLGSLPMMTGLVLPFIPTWLSNQWLQLVLTAPVQFWCGYRFYINAWKALKRHAATMDTLIALSTSAAYFYSLFATLFPSFLINQGLMPEVYYETAAVVITLILLGKLLENRAKGQTSDAIRQLIGLQARDARVIRNGKEIAVPIQEVQIGDVILVRPGEKIPVDGKVIEGSSTVDESMVTGESVPVKKQPSDEVIGATINKTGSFKFQATRVGKDTVLAQIVQLVQQAQGSKAPIQRLADSVTGWFVPAVIAIAIATFIIWFNIMGNLTLALMTTVGVLIIACPCALGLATPTSVMVGTGKGAENGILIKGAESLELAHKIQTIVLDKTGTLTQGKPTVTDYVTVNGTKDRNELKLLRLAASVERNSEHPLAEAVVRYAQSQEVDLLDAQQFEAIAGSGVQAIVSEQLVQIGTQRWMQELGIHTDTLQKHKDALEASGKTAVWIAIDGEMQGLMGIADALKPSSEAAVRAIRKMGLQVVMLTGDNRKTAEAIAQQVGITRVFAEVRPDHKAQTIQQLQAEGKLVAMVGDGINDAPALAQADVGIAIGTGTDVAIAASDITLISGDLQGIVTAIQLSRATIRNIRQNLFFAFIYNVIGIPIAAGILFPVFGWLLNPIIAGGAMAFSSVSVVTNALRLRNFRPKPI; this is translated from the coding sequence ATGGATACCCTCACACTGAAACTGCGAGGCATGAGTTGTGCCTCATGTGCTAGAAATGTCGAAGAAGCGATTCTCTCTGTTCCTGGAGTCGTTGATGGTAACGTCAACTTTGGTGCAGAACAAGCGACTATCAAGTATGACCCAAGAAAAACGAGTTTAGAAACAATTCAGCAAGCTGTAGAGGATGCAGGATACTCAGCTTATTCTCTGCAAGAACAAGAAATGATCACGGGAGAATCGGATGCCGAAAAAGCTTCCCGGAGTGCTGAAGAACGCAACCTTACCCGCAAAGTTTGGGTAGGAGGCATTATCAGTATCATACTTGTACTTGGTTCGCTGCCAATGATGACAGGACTTGTCTTGCCCTTCATTCCAACTTGGCTGTCTAATCAATGGTTGCAATTGGTACTGACTGCACCCGTACAGTTTTGGTGTGGATACAGGTTTTATATAAATGCCTGGAAAGCCTTGAAACGTCATGCTGCAACAATGGATACCCTAATTGCACTAAGTACGAGTGCCGCGTATTTCTATTCTTTGTTTGCGACGCTTTTTCCCAGTTTCTTAATCAATCAAGGGTTAATGCCAGAGGTGTATTATGAAACAGCCGCAGTCGTTATCACACTGATTCTACTGGGGAAACTTCTAGAAAATCGTGCTAAAGGTCAGACGAGTGATGCCATTCGCCAACTCATTGGTTTACAAGCAAGAGATGCCAGAGTCATCCGTAATGGTAAAGAAATTGCTGTTCCCATTCAAGAAGTTCAAATTGGGGATGTGATTTTGGTTCGTCCGGGTGAAAAAATTCCCGTTGATGGCAAAGTGATAGAAGGTTCTTCTACCGTTGATGAGTCTATGGTGACGGGCGAAAGTGTACCAGTTAAGAAGCAACCATCAGACGAAGTTATAGGAGCGACAATTAACAAAACGGGTAGCTTTAAGTTCCAGGCAACGAGAGTAGGAAAAGATACCGTTTTGGCTCAAATTGTCCAACTCGTGCAACAAGCTCAAGGCTCAAAAGCTCCTATTCAAAGATTAGCAGACTCTGTGACAGGATGGTTTGTGCCAGCGGTCATTGCTATTGCGATCGCGACTTTCATTATCTGGTTTAACATCATGGGTAACTTGACACTTGCCCTGATGACAACAGTCGGTGTGTTGATTATCGCTTGTCCCTGTGCTTTGGGTTTAGCGACACCCACTTCTGTGATGGTGGGTACAGGTAAAGGAGCAGAAAACGGTATTTTAATCAAAGGGGCAGAAAGTTTAGAACTAGCACACAAAATTCAAACAATTGTGCTGGATAAAACTGGAACTTTGACACAAGGTAAACCCACTGTCACCGATTATGTCACTGTCAACGGTACTAAAGATCGTAATGAGTTAAAACTGTTGCGGTTAGCCGCATCGGTTGAAAGAAATTCTGAGCATCCTTTGGCTGAAGCAGTTGTAAGGTATGCTCAATCACAAGAAGTGGATTTGCTTGACGCGCAGCAATTTGAGGCAATTGCCGGGAGTGGCGTGCAAGCTATTGTTTCTGAGCAATTGGTACAAATTGGCACACAACGCTGGATGCAAGAATTGGGAATTCATACTGATACCCTCCAAAAACACAAAGATGCTTTGGAAGCTTCAGGGAAAACTGCTGTTTGGATTGCCATAGATGGTGAAATGCAAGGGTTAATGGGTATTGCTGATGCCCTCAAACCTTCTAGTGAAGCTGCTGTGAGAGCTATACGTAAGATGGGTTTACAGGTTGTGATGTTGACAGGAGATAACCGCAAAACCGCTGAGGCGATCGCTCAACAAGTTGGTATTACTCGGGTTTTTGCTGAAGTTCGACCTGATCACAAAGCCCAAACAATACAACAGTTACAAGCAGAAGGAAAACTGGTGGCAATGGTAGGTGATGGGATCAATGATGCACCTGCGTTGGCTCAGGCAGATGTGGGAATTGCCATTGGCACAGGCACAGATGTTGCAATTGCCGCCAGCGATATCACACTCATTTCTGGAGACTTACAAGGCATTGTCACCGCGATTCAACTCAGCCGCGCCACAATTCGCAACATTCGCCAAAATCTCTTCTTTGCCTTTATTTACAACGTTATTGGGATTCCCATTGCTGCCGGAATTTTGTTTCCCGTCTTTGGCTGGTTACTCAACCCGATTATTGCCGGAGGCGCGATGGCTTTTAGCTCTGTGTCTGTTGTTACTAATGCTTTGCGTTTACGCAACTTCCGTCCCAAACCTATCTAA